Proteins encoded in a region of the Raphanus sativus cultivar WK10039 chromosome 8, ASM80110v3, whole genome shotgun sequence genome:
- the LOC108830140 gene encoding UDP-glucuronate:xylan alpha-glucuronosyltransferase 2 isoform X2 encodes MKEKCLPLRNGRTMMMVMKIAPSKSALIRFNLVLFALSFLLYTAFSLHPSSSVYFRSAASFVGCSFRHCTPKVTRGVKMQELIAENQINKIGPQIASNQTKLEAPSFMEETLRRGLGKTKIGMVNMEETDLTQWKRYGETNHIHFERVSKLFTWHDLFPEWIDEEEDHEVPTCPEIPMPDFERLEKLDLIVVKLPCKCPEEGWRREVLRLQVNLVAANLAARKGKTDWTWKSKVLFWSKCQPMIEIFRCDDLEKREGDWWLYRPEVVRLQQKVSLPIGSCNLALPLWAPQGIDEVYDLTKIKAETRRPKREAYATVLHSSESYVCGAITLAQSLLKTNTKRDLILLHDDSISITKLRALAAAGWKLRRILRIRNPLAEKDSYNEYNYSKFRLWQLTDYDKVVFIDADIIVLLNLDLLFHFPQMSATGNDAWIFNSGVMVIEPSNCTFSTIMSQRNDIVSYNGGDQGASIERIGIILCWRKKRNRLCNYFSNYYVTLYIQICKIFRNSSSFIFLLQSFFP; translated from the exons ATGAAAGAAAAGTGTTTGCCCCTGAGAAACGGGAGGACGATGATGATGGTAATGAAGATAGCTCCATCCAAATCCGCATTGATACGCTTCAACTTAGTCTTGTTtgctctctcttttcttctctacACTGCATTTTCTCTTCACCCTTCTTCGTCAGTCTACTTCCGCAGCGCAGCTTCCTTTGTTGGATGCTCCTTTCGTCATTGCACTCCCAAG GTAACGAGAGGAGTGAAGATGCAAGAACTCATTGCAGAGAACCAAATAAACAAGATAGGTCCACAAATAGCTAGTAACCAAACTAAGCTTGAGGCACCAAGCTTCATGGAGGAGACTCTAAGAAGAGGGTTAGGGAAAACAAAGATAGGGATGGTAAACATGGAAGAAACCGATCTTACCCAATGGAAACGTTATGGAGAAACTAATCACATACATTTTGAGCGTGTGTCTAAGCTTTTCACATGGCATGACTTGTTCCCTGAATGGATAGACGAAGAGGAAGATCACGAGGTTCCCACATGTCCTGAGATACCAATGCCTGATTTCGAAAGATTAGAGAAGTTGGATTTGATAGTAGTGAAGCTTCCTTGTAAGTGCCCTGAAGAAGGATGGAGAAGAGAGGTGTTGAGGTTGCAAGTGAACCTAGTCGCGGCTAACTTGGCGGCCAGGAAAGGGAAAACGGATTGGACATGGAAGAGCAAAGTTTTATTTTGGAGCAAATGTCAACCGATGATTGAGATTTTCCGGTGTGATGATTTGGAGAAGAGGGAGGGAGATTGGTGGTTGTATCGGCCTGAGGTGGTTAGGTTACAGCAGAAGGTTAGTTTGCCCATCGGATCTTGCAATCTTGCTCTACCTTTGTGGGCACCACAAG GTATAGACGAAGTGTATGACCTAACAAAGATAAAAGCAGAGACAAGACGACCAAAACGTGAGGCCTACGCAACCGTCCTCCACTCTTCAGAATCTTATGTCTGTGGCGCCATAACTTTGGCTCAAAGCCTCCTTAAGACAAACACAAAACGCGACCTTATCCTTCTCCACGATGACTCCATCTCCATTACCAAACTCCGAGCTCTCGCAGCCGCAGGATGGAAGCTCCGTCGTATCCTACGAATCAGAAACCCACTTGCTGAAAAAGATTCTTACAATGAGTATAACTACAGCAAGTTTCGATTGTGGCAATTGACGGATTACGACAAAGTTGTCTTCATTGATGCTGACATCATCGTCCTACTTAACCTTGATCTTCTCTTTCACTTCCCTCAGATGTCGGCCACCGGAAATGATGCCTGGATATTTAATTCCGGCGTAATGGTCATTGAGCCATCTAATTGTACGTTTAGTACGATCATGAGTCAACGAAACGACATCGTTTCATACAACGGTGGAGATCAAGG AGCTTCAATAGAAAGGATCGGAATCATTCTATGTTGGCGAAAAAAGAGGAATAGGTTATGTAACTATTTTTCAAACTATTATGtaacattatatatacaaatatgcaaaattttcagaaattccTCCTCTTTCATCTTCCTTTTGCAATCTTTCTTTCCATAA
- the LOC108833086 gene encoding cell division cycle 20.2, cofactor of APC complex — MDAGMNTSSHLKAQARCPLQDHFLPRKNSKENLDRFIPNRSAMDFDYAHYALTEGRNIKDQETAVSSPSREAYRKQLAETMNLNRTRILAFRNKPQPPAELLPTDHSASLHQQQPKSVKPRRHIPQTSERTLDAPDIVDDFYLNLLDWGSANVLAIALGHTVYLWDASSGSTSELVTVDEEKGPVTSINWAPDGRHVAVGLNNSEVQLWDSASNRQLRTLKGCHQSRVGSLAWNNHILTTGGMDGQIVNNDVRIRSHVVETYSGHTQEVCGLKWSGSGQQLASGGNDNVVHIWDRSVASSNSTSQWLHRLEEHTSAVKALAWCPFQANLLATGGGGGDRTIKFWNTHTGACLNSVDTGSQVCSLLWSKNERELLSSHGFTQNQLTLWKYPSMVKVAELNGHTSRVLYMAQSPDGCTVASAAGDETLRFWNVFGVPETAKKAAPKAAHEPFSRVNRIR, encoded by the exons atggATGCAGGTATGAACACATCTTCCCACTTGAAGGCTCAAGCTCGTTGCCCTCTTCAAGATCACTTCCTTCCCAGGAAAAACTCCAAGGAAAAT CTTGACAGGTTCATACCCAACAGATCAGCCATGGATTTCGACTACGCTCACTACGCACTTACCGAAGGAAGGAACATTAAAGATCAAGAAACCGCGGTAAGCTCACCATCCAGAGAGGCCTACAGGAAGCAACTCGCTGAGACGATGAATCTGAACCGCACGCGGATTCTCGCATTCAGAAACAAACCTCAACCTCCAGCTGAGTTGCTTCCCACCGACCACTCTGCTTCTCTTCACCAACAACAACCTAAATCCGTAAAGCCTCGTAGACACATTCCTCAG ACTTCTGAGAGGACGCTGGATGCACCTGACATTGTGGATGACTTCTACCTTAATTTGCTTGATTGGGGTAGTGCTAATGTTTTGGCTATTGCGTTGGGACACACTGTTTATCTATGGGACGCTTCTAGTGGCTCCACCTCTGAGCTTGTGACCGTTGATGAAGAGAAAGGACCTGTCACGAGTATCAACTGGGCACCTGATGGTCGTCATGTTGCAGTTGGTCTCAACAACTCCGAAGTGCAGCTCTGGGATTCCGCATCCAACCGTcaa CTGAGAACATTGAAGGGTTGCCATCAGTCAAGAGTAGGATCCTTGGCGTGGAACAATCACATTCTCACAACGGGAGGGATGGATGGACAGATCGTCAACAACGACGTACGGATCAGATCACACGTTGTGGAGACTTACAGTGGTCACACTCAAGAGGTCTGTGGGCTCAAGTGGTCAGGATCCGGACAGCAGCTAGCGAGCGGTGGCAACGACAACGTTGTACACATATGGGATCGTTCAGTGGCCTCCTCGAACTCCACCTCGCAGTGGCTTCACAGGCTTGAGGAACATACGTCTGCGGTTAAGGCCCTCGCCTGGTGCCCTTTCCAAGCGAATCTGCTAGCGACTGGTGGCGGTGGAGGAGATAGGACGATTAAGTTCTGGAACACTCACACGGGGGCTTGTTTGAATTCGGTGGACACTGGCTCCCAAGTTTGTTCCTTGCTGTGGAGCAAGAATGAGAGAGAGTTGCTTAGCTCACACGGGTTTACGCAGAATCAGCTTACGTTGTGGAAGTATCCTTCTATGGTCAAAGTGGCTGAGCTCAATGGCCATACATCAAGAGTTCTATATATGGCCCAG AGTCCAGATGGTTGTACCGTAGCGTCAGCAGCAGGAGACGAGACACTGAGGTTTTGGAATGTGTTTGGAGTGCCAGAGACTGCCAAGAAAGCTGCTCCTAAAGCTGCACATGAGCCATTCTCTCGTGTGAATCGTATTCGTTGA
- the LOC108830153 gene encoding probable disease resistance protein At4g33300: protein MAITDFFAGEIATELLRQLFTISAKAWKYKSIADRLIDMIEDIQPTIKEIQYSGVELPPHRQAQIGMLSTTLEKGKKLTEKVLSARRWNVYRQLTLARKMEKLEKDISNFLKNQILTHILADVHLLRANSDVRFDRVDRSLEMMTEHLGSMKIGGGGMIREAMKIAEATMEIEMGDDSEKFGVGLEIGKRKVKKMMFSGEGGLIGISGMGGVGKTTLARELERDVEVQGHFENRVMFLTVSQSPMLEELRAHIWAFVSGYEGVSPVPNWNLQYEGGVKTQKLVILDDVWTREALDSLTFNIPGCTTLVVSRSKLTEPKATYDVEVLRENEALSLFCLCAFGQKTVPPGFDKSMVEQVAGECKGLPLALKVTGASLKKQSEMYWKGALQRLQKGEPADETHETRLLHHMEASLENLDSTTRECFLDLGAFPEDRKIPVDVLINMWIEIHDLEEAIAFATLVDLSHKNLLTLVKDPRLGSSYASYYDVFVTQHDVLRDLALHLSNKGKVNIRERLLMPKREPSLPREWGRNSDKPYKAQIVSIHTGDMDEMDWSEFDMDFPKAEILILNFSSDKYVLPPFITKMKRLRVLVIINNGMSPAVLHDFSIFANLSSLRSLWLERVHVPELSNTTIPLRKLRKMSLILCKINNSFDQTGVDISTLFPKLADLTIDHCDDLVSLPPSICGMTSLSSLSITNCPRLSELPKNLSKLQALEILRLYACLELKALPVEICELPQLKYLDISQCVNLSCLPEEIGKLKTLEKIDMRECFFSDRLSSAVSLESLRHVICDKDVAFIWEEVEKAVPGLKIEAAEKCFSLDWLNE from the exons ATGGCCATCACAGATTTTTTCGCCGGCGAAATAGCGACTGAGCTACTGAGACAGCTCTTTACGATATCAGCCAAAGCATGGAAATACAAAAGCATCGCTGATAGGCTCATCGACATGATCGAGGACATCCAGCCGACCATCAAGGAGATTCAGTACAGCGGCGTTGAGCTTCCTCCGCACCGTCAGGCTCAGATCGGTATGCTCTCTACCACCTTAGAGAAAGGCAAGAAACTGACCGAGAAAGTGTTGAGCGCCCGCCGCTGGAACGTGTACAGACAGTTGACTTTAGCGAGGAAGATGGAGAAGCTAGAGAAGGATATCTCAAACTTTCTCAAGAATCAGATATTGACTCACATCCTCGCGGACGTTCATCTCCTCAGGGCTAACTCCGATGTGAGGTTTGATCGGGTTGATAGGAGCCTTGAGATGATGACTGAGCACTTGGGGTCGATGAAGATCGGTGGAGGAGGGATGATAAGGGAAGCCATGAAGATAGCAGAGGCGACGATGGAGATTGAGATGGGGGATGACTCGGAGAAgtttggtgttgggttggagatTGGGAAGAGGAaggtgaagaagatgatgttcagCGGTGAGGGAGGGCTTATTGGGATCAGTGGGATGGGTGGTGTTGGCAAAACGACTCTTGCTAGAGAGCTTGAACGGGACGTTGAAGTCCAGG GTCATTTTGAGAACAGGGTTATGTTTCTGACTGTATCCCAATCTCCCATGCTCGAGGAGCTGAGAGCACATATATGGGCGTTTGTGTCTGGTTATGAAGGTGTAAGCCCTGTTCCAAACTGGAATCTACAGTACGAGGGTGGTGTTAAAACACAGAAGCTGGTGATTCTTGATGATGTTTGGACAAGAGAAGCGTTGGACAGCTTGACGTTTAACATCCCTGGTTGCACAACACTTGTGGTCTCACGGTCCAAACTCACAGAGCCTAAAGCTACTTATGATGTGGAAGTACTAAGGGAAAATGAAGCGCTTTCTCTCTTCTGTCTCTGTGCATTTGGTCAGAAAACTGTCCCTCCTGGTTTCGACAAAAGCATGGTCGAGcag GTTGCTGGTGAGTGTAAAGGTCTACCTTTGGCTCTCAAAGTCACAGGAGCTTCACTTAAAAAACAATCTGAAATGTATTGGAAGGGGGCATTGCAGAGGTTACAGAAAGGTGAACCTGCGGATGAAACTCATGAGACTAGATTACTTCATCACATGGAAGCTAGTCTAGAAAATCTTGACTCCACAACCAGAGAGTGTTTCTTGGATCTTGGTGCATTCCCTGAAGACAGGAAGATTCCTGTTGATGTTCTAATCAACATGTGGATTGAGATACATGATCTTGAGGAGGCCATTGCTTTTGCCACTCTTGTTGATTTGTCACACAAGAATCTCCTTACTCTTGTGAAAGATCCACG GCTTGGATCTTCATATGCAAGCTATTATGATGTGTTTGTAACACAACATGATGTCCTGAGAGACTTGGCTCTTCATTTAAGCAACAAAGGGAAAGTAAACATAAGGGAGAGACTGCTGATGCCTAAAAGAGAGCCATCTCTTCCAAGAGAATGGGGAAGGAACAGTGATAAGCCATACAAAGCTCAAATAGTATCTATTCATACTG GTGATATGGATGAGATGGATTGGTCTGAATTTGACATGGACTTCCCTAAGGCAGAGATACTAATTCTGAACTTCTCTTCAGACAAGTATGTTCTGCCTCCTTTCATCACAAAGATGAAACGGCTTAGGGTCTTAGTGATCATCAACAACGGCATGTCCCCTGCTGTTCTCCACGACTTTTCGATTTTCGCCAACTTGTCCAGCCTAAGGAGTCTCTGGCTCGAGAGAGTTCACGTCCCTGAGCTCTCCAACACAACCATCCCCTTGAGAAAGCTCCGCAAGATGTCTTTGATCCTCTGCAAGATCAACAACAGTTTCGATCAGACAGGAGTTGACATCTCCACCCTCTTCCCAAAGTTAGCCGATCTGACGATAGATCACTGCGATGATCTCGTCTCTCTACCTCCCAGCATCTGCGGTATGACCTCTCTCAGCTCCTTGAGCATAACAAACTGTCCACGCCTCAGCGAGTTGCCCAAGAACCTAAGTAAGCTGCAAGCTCTTGAGATTCTGAGGCTGTACGCTTGTCTCGAGCTAAAGGCACTGCCTGTGGAGATCTGTGAGCTTCCTCAGCTTAAGTACCTAGACATCTCGCAGTGTGTTAACCTGAGCTGTCTTCCGGAGGAGATAGGAAAGCTAAAGACGCTTGAGAAGATAGACATGAGGGAATGTTTTTTCTCTGATAGACTTAGTTCTGCTGTTTCTTTAGAGTCTCTGCGACATGTGATTTGCGATAAGGACGTTGCGTTTATATGGGAGGAAGTGGAGAAGGCTGTGCCAGGGTTGAAGATTGAAGCTGCTGAGAAATGTTTCAGCTTAGATTGGCTCAACGAGTAA
- the LOC108830140 gene encoding UDP-glucuronate:xylan alpha-glucuronosyltransferase 2 isoform X1, translated as MKEKCLPLRNGRTMMMVMKIAPSKSALIRFNLVLFALSFLLYTAFSLHPSSSVYFRSAASFVGCSFRHCTPKVTRGVKMQELIAENQINKIGPQIASNQTKLEAPSFMEETLRRGLGKTKIGMVNMEETDLTQWKRYGETNHIHFERVSKLFTWHDLFPEWIDEEEDHEVPTCPEIPMPDFERLEKLDLIVVKLPCKCPEEGWRREVLRLQVNLVAANLAARKGKTDWTWKSKVLFWSKCQPMIEIFRCDDLEKREGDWWLYRPEVVRLQQKVSLPIGSCNLALPLWAPQGIDEVYDLTKIKAETRRPKREAYATVLHSSESYVCGAITLAQSLLKTNTKRDLILLHDDSISITKLRALAAAGWKLRRILRIRNPLAEKDSYNEYNYSKFRLWQLTDYDKVVFIDADIIVLLNLDLLFHFPQMSATGNDAWIFNSGVMVIEPSNCTFSTIMSQRNDIVSYNGGDQGYLNEIFVWWHRLPRRVNFLKNFWSNTTNERNIKNSLFAAEPPQLYAVHYLGWKPWLCYRDYDCNFDVEQHVYASDAAHARWWKVHDAMDEDLQRFCRLTKKRRTELNWERRRARRRGSTDFHWRINVTDPRRRRSYLIG; from the exons ATGAAAGAAAAGTGTTTGCCCCTGAGAAACGGGAGGACGATGATGATGGTAATGAAGATAGCTCCATCCAAATCCGCATTGATACGCTTCAACTTAGTCTTGTTtgctctctcttttcttctctacACTGCATTTTCTCTTCACCCTTCTTCGTCAGTCTACTTCCGCAGCGCAGCTTCCTTTGTTGGATGCTCCTTTCGTCATTGCACTCCCAAG GTAACGAGAGGAGTGAAGATGCAAGAACTCATTGCAGAGAACCAAATAAACAAGATAGGTCCACAAATAGCTAGTAACCAAACTAAGCTTGAGGCACCAAGCTTCATGGAGGAGACTCTAAGAAGAGGGTTAGGGAAAACAAAGATAGGGATGGTAAACATGGAAGAAACCGATCTTACCCAATGGAAACGTTATGGAGAAACTAATCACATACATTTTGAGCGTGTGTCTAAGCTTTTCACATGGCATGACTTGTTCCCTGAATGGATAGACGAAGAGGAAGATCACGAGGTTCCCACATGTCCTGAGATACCAATGCCTGATTTCGAAAGATTAGAGAAGTTGGATTTGATAGTAGTGAAGCTTCCTTGTAAGTGCCCTGAAGAAGGATGGAGAAGAGAGGTGTTGAGGTTGCAAGTGAACCTAGTCGCGGCTAACTTGGCGGCCAGGAAAGGGAAAACGGATTGGACATGGAAGAGCAAAGTTTTATTTTGGAGCAAATGTCAACCGATGATTGAGATTTTCCGGTGTGATGATTTGGAGAAGAGGGAGGGAGATTGGTGGTTGTATCGGCCTGAGGTGGTTAGGTTACAGCAGAAGGTTAGTTTGCCCATCGGATCTTGCAATCTTGCTCTACCTTTGTGGGCACCACAAG GTATAGACGAAGTGTATGACCTAACAAAGATAAAAGCAGAGACAAGACGACCAAAACGTGAGGCCTACGCAACCGTCCTCCACTCTTCAGAATCTTATGTCTGTGGCGCCATAACTTTGGCTCAAAGCCTCCTTAAGACAAACACAAAACGCGACCTTATCCTTCTCCACGATGACTCCATCTCCATTACCAAACTCCGAGCTCTCGCAGCCGCAGGATGGAAGCTCCGTCGTATCCTACGAATCAGAAACCCACTTGCTGAAAAAGATTCTTACAATGAGTATAACTACAGCAAGTTTCGATTGTGGCAATTGACGGATTACGACAAAGTTGTCTTCATTGATGCTGACATCATCGTCCTACTTAACCTTGATCTTCTCTTTCACTTCCCTCAGATGTCGGCCACCGGAAATGATGCCTGGATATTTAATTCCGGCGTAATGGTCATTGAGCCATCTAATTGTACGTTTAGTACGATCATGAGTCAACGAAACGACATCGTTTCATACAACGGTGGAGATCAAGG GTATCTGAACGAGATATTCGTGTGGTGGCACCGATTGCCTCGACGAGTAAACTTTCTAAAGAACTTCTGGTCGAACACAACCAACGAAagaaacatcaagaacagccTCTTTGCTGCCGAGCCGCCTCAGCTCTACGCAGTCCACTACTTGGGATGGAAACCATGGCTTTGCTATAGAGACTACGACTGCAATTTTGACGTGGAGCAACATGTGTACGCTAGCGACGCGGCTCACGCTAGATGGTGGAAAGTGCACGACGCCATGGACGAAGATTTGCAAAGGTTTTGTAGGCTGACCAAGAAGAGGAGGACAGAACTCAACTGGGAGAGGAGGAGAGCGAGACGTAGAGGTTCCACTGACTTCCATTGGAGGATCAATGTTACTGACCCAAGACGACGACGTTCTTATTTGATAGGCTGA
- the LOC108830142 gene encoding eukaryotic translation initiation factor 3 subunit K, with protein sequence MESPKEQSSYTVEQLVAVNPFNPEILPDLENYVNEQVTSQTYSLDANLCLLRLYQFEPERMNTHVVARILIKALMAMPSPDFSLCLFLIPERVQMEEQFKSLIVLSHYLETGRFQQFWDEAAKNRHILETVPGFEQAIQAYATHLLSLSYQKLPRSVLAEAVNMDGASLDKFIEHQLKNSGWIVEKENGSIVLPQNEFNHPELKKNTSENVPLEHIARIFPILG encoded by the exons ATGGAGTCCCCAAAAGAACAGAGCTCATACACCGTCGAGCAGCTCGTCGCCGTGAATCCCTTCAACCCAGAGATCTTACCTGATCTCGAAAACTACGTCAACGAGCAGGTTACATCGCAGACGTATAGTCTTGATGCAAATCTATGCTTGCTTCGACTCTACCAG TTTGAGCCAGAGCGCATGAACACTCATGTTGTGGCTCGTATTTTGATCAAGGCTCTTATGGCTATGCCATCTCCTGACTTCAGCCTTTGCCTCTTCTTGATTCCTGAGAGAGTG CAAATGGAGGAGCAGTTCAAGTCACTCATTGTTCTCTCACACTACCTTGAG aCTGGGAGGTTCCAGCAGTTCTGGGATGAAGCTGCCAAGAACCGTCACATTCTCGAGACTGTTCCAG GTTTTGAACAAGCTATCCAAGCGTATGCAACTCACCTTCTTAGCTTAAGCTACCAAAAGCTTCCAAGATCTGTGCTTGCTGAG GCTGTTAACATGGATGGTGCATCCCTAGACAAGTTCATTGAGCACCAACTGAAGAACAGTGGATGGATTGTTGAGAAAGAAAATGGAAGTATCGTCTTACCACAGAACGAGTTTAATCATCCTGAGCTTAAGAAAAACACAAGCGAGAATGTTCCCTTGGAGCACATCGCCCGCATCTTCCCCATCCTTGGTTAA
- the LOC108830146 gene encoding F-box/kelch-repeat protein At2g22030-like translates to MIPSCVYSILTSLILSGRFIGSLSTQKRRKQILGSRLIFQQLKIWPLVPLSGKLSKGPSMKVARKGAGVAVVDGKIYVIGGCWEDEINQVEVFDPNTQTWEFGPLGPHRKITYGRGYTWNDFRETVALDGKVYGMSFYRDYHTIYDTKDGTCENLELPEEYTWKIRKACVINSLIYVFYSELGLMWYDSEEKIWRKVKGLCCDAGRHMVECNGKLALLWKDSEEKIWCAMIALDRVGVEIHGRVEWSEIVVSGDVDTYDWCCLGLSL, encoded by the exons ATGATCCCCTCTTGTGTGTATTCTATACTCACTTCACTAATCCTGTCTGGACGTTTCATTGGGTCACTTTCAActcaaaagagaagaaaacaaattcTTGGAAGTCGGTTGATATTTCAACAACTCAAAATATGGCCACTTGTCCCACT GTCTGGCAAGTTGAGTAAGGGTCCTAGCATGAAGGTGGCCCGAAAGGGAGCAGGCGTGGCAGTGGTGGATGGGAAAATATACGTAATTGGAGGGTGCTGGGAAGACGAGATCAACCAGGTTGAGGTTTTTGACCCAAATACTCAAACTTGGGAATTTGGGCCATTAGGTCCCCATCGGAAAATCACATACGGGAGAGGATACACGTGGAATGACTTTCGTGAAACAGTGGCCCTAGATGGAAAGGTTTATGGTATGAGCTTTTATAGAGATTATCACACAATCTACGACACAAAAGATGGTACCTGTGAGAATCTTGAGCTACCGGAGGAATATACATGGAAGATACGTAAAGCGTGTGTGATAAACAGTTTGATCTACGTTTTTTACTCTGAGCTTGGGTTAATGTGGTACGATTCGGAAGAGAAGATATGGAGAAAGGTTAAAGGTTTGTGTTGTGATGCGGGGAGGCATATGGTGGAATGCAATGGGAAACTTGCGTTGCTGTGGAAAGATAGCGAAGAGAAGATTTGGTGTGCGATGATCGCTTTGGATAGGGTTGGAGTAGAGATCCATGGAAGGGTCGAGTGGAGTGAGATCGTGGTTTCTGGTGATGTCGATACTTATGACTGGTGTTGTCTAGGACTTTCATTATAA